The genomic region CAGGAGCCTGTCCTGAGTTTGATGTGTGATAAACATCCATGAAAATTAATCTGCATATGAACTGTGGTGAATTCTGTCCGATAGCTGTAAGTTGTCGTTCCAGCATGTTACTCTTGAATGTCTACATCttcttgttgttgctgttttgtttttttgtcttttgcatGTGTAAAGGTGAACATAACTTGTCTCTGTTCTGTCCGCAGTGCTTGTGCGTCTGCGTGGCTCTGAGGATGTGAGCAAAGATCTGCAGGAGATGAAGGAGGAGAGCGCCAAGATGGCCAAGGAGAAGAAAGTAACCATCGCTGAACTGTTCCGCACGGCAGCGTACCGACAGCCCCTCTTCATCGCCATCATGCTGCAGCTCTCCCAGCAGCTGTCAGGAATTAACGCTGTAAGTTTAATGGGTTTTATTgtctgtttttggtgcagcttTGCGGTGGTTAGTGCTGTCAGCTCACAGAAAGAAGCTTGTTCTCCCTATCCCTGTGTGGGATTTCTTCGGATACTCTGACTTCCTTCCATAGACATCCATGGCATTAAACTAATTGGTGAATTTGGCTGTTGTGTGAATGTAAACAAGAGTGATTGCCTGCCTCTGTGCAACCTGCGACAGACtgacaacctgtccagggtgcaccctgcctcttgccccaTGAGAGCCGGGGTGCTGGGATGGGTTCCAGCCTCCCTGGTGGCCCTGacttggatggatggatggaagtttaatgtttatttttagctctTCCTGTgcccttcatttaaaaaaaatctatataataaaactgataaatataagtaataaaaataaaaataacagcagtGCTAGAAGGTATCCCTCAAACCACTGGTCAGAGTCAGAGATGGAGGGCAGTTTAGCGCTCTGAGCATTTGTTATTACATGTCTGGATCTTTTAGttaatttgagaaaaaaaatattggatAAAAGGCCTCTAAAGGTTGTTATTTGACTAAAAAATGTCTTATAAGCAACGTCATGCTATAAAACTGGGTGTAGCTATTATTCCTGGATGTTGGGTAGGTTGGGCTGTTATATTCTCACTGTTGGCAGCTCCCAGAAGGATCCTATAGAAAAATTGGTTTATAAAAGATGGAGGTCAGCgggaaaataaaatatgcattatttattttgatactGTTATAAATGAGGTAATATTACATCCCTCATATTCTCACTTCCATCCTCTCTACCTCCCTCAGGTGTTTTATTACTCCACTGGGATCTTTTCCTCAGCCGGTGTGCAGAAGCCGATTTACGCCACCATCGGAGCCGGCGTCGTCAACACCGTCTTCACCATTGTTTCTGTGAGTGACGCCGCCGTGTGTCTTTTTCATCTTGGTATGCGTTTGTGTGCGCTGGGAAGCACGTCACTCACAATGTCCCTGTCCTACAGTTGTTCCTAGTGGAGAAAGCAGGGCGCAGGACTCTGCACCTCCTGGGACTGGGTGGGATGGCGGTTAGCGGTCTGCTTATGACTGTGTCCCTCCTGCTGGTGAGTTCAGTGACGTCAGAGAGCAATACGGAGACGGAGTAAGAACAAAGATGTGATTGATTCTCTCCACAGccaaaacaaaagtaaatgCGACATCAGCTGTTTAGTTTTGTTGCTATATTGAATGGCCGATGCAGTATTTCCATCAGTTATTTCAGATagcatttatatatttaaaagcaATTAATTGGTTAATTATTCTATTtaatattattacttttttctgtatttttgtccCTTGCCATTTTCAGTCAGTGGTTTGTATAAAGATGTGGAAACGTagaaaaaattttaaaaacaaaataataaataattaaggAGCAAATAAATATACTTAGTTTCACTGAAAAGCAAATAATTCACCATTGCATGCTCTCACTAACTGTTAGATAAGCTAATCTTTCTGTTCCTGTCAGTCAGTAAGCGTGCAGTAGTAGTTcattctctttctgtctgtgcaGGATAAAATCCCTGGTATGAGCTACGTGGCCATCTTGGCTGTCATGCTTTTTGTGGCTATGTTTGAGCTGGGCCCCGGTCCAATCCCATGGTTCATTGTGGCCGAGCTGTTCTCCCAGGGGCCCCGCCCGGCAGCCATGGCTTTGGCCGGCTGCTGTAATTGGACGGCTAACTTCCTGGTTGGAATGAGCTTCCCCACACTTCAGGTAAGGGAGAggtgatctttttttttgtggtttatttTGCTGTAGATTATTGATTGACTGAATTTGtgattcttatttattttgctaCAGATAATTCTGACTctgctctctcctctcctcagggGTGGTTGGGCCCGTGGGTGTTCCTCATCTTCACCGGCTTACTGATCGTCTTTTTCATCTTCACATTCATCAAAGTCCCCGAGACCAAAGGCAAGACCTTCGACGAGATTGCTCGTGGCTTCAGCAGTGCTGCacctcctccttcctcttccACCGAGGATCCTCCTGCCAGTGCCAGCACTGCTGTGACGCTTCCTGCCTCTCCTGTGAAGGAGAAGGTCCCACTGGTGGAGgcaccagcagcagctccaTCTCCGGTGGCTGAGACTACACCTCTTGAAGCTAAACAGGGCAGCACAGGAGAGCAAGTACAGCAGGTGTAGATGAGGTTTTAATGGATAAGAGAGGTTATAAACGAAGGAAGAGCCACAGCAATTTTAGACATACTCTAAATTGGAACTAAAGAAGTTAGCTTATTTTATAGCAGGCTTAGATAACAATAGCGTTACGAGTTCATGGGTTTGGACGTTTGAAAGGTCCTACTTTCTGCTCTCATCATCGCACTTTGGACTTCTTGTTTTTCTGAACGTTCTCACACTTCCTTCTTTTAAATCCTCTCTTCCTTTGAAAAGAAACAGATACATTCCTAGGAATTCAACTGCACTCATTGACAGTGTGACTCTTTTTCAACACGGCAGTGTGTCTCAGGATGACACACTGTAAAACAAAATTGAAGCAGGCGCGGGGTAACAGTCAAGGTGAAAGGATGACGCTTTTATGAACGTGTATAGGTGTCTCCTTAAACATAATGTTTGAGTTCAGGCCTGAGTGGTGTTAGAATAACAATGacccacatttttttaaactgacacacttctgtttaaaatATTAGACATGTGTTGTAGTGGGCAGTATAGTGCAGTGTATATTTTAGCTGTAGTTCGTATGTTATTTGTTGCAATTTTGTATATGGAAGCGTTCTCAAATCACAGGTCTGAAAGGATAATTGCAGTTTCTGCTTTCAGCATTTGATTAAGTGCTCACAGAGAGCTTTGAAGAGCAAAGCCAAAGAAATGGTGAACACACAACCTGAAATCGGCTCTTCACGGTGGGGATTTAACAGCCGCACAGGTCACGCTAACTGTAGAAATTCTGAAAGCTAATAAGATGGTCAAAGCTGTAATCTAGTATGCCTTTGCTTAGTTGGAGTTTGGCGCCACCCTCGGTAATAACTGGCAATTGCagaggtgttctgcttcatctttGATCTTAGAGTTGATGTAGTTGGTGATGAATCCCAAATTTACTCCAAAAAATGTCCCCTTCACCAGAGAATTTAAAGTTATAATTATTCTATATAATGTTTATATAGACACTGAATATATAGaaagaattattatttttaggaCTGTGCCCTGCAAACAAAAACCCTTTCAATTATTTTACACACGTAGATTACGGTGGGGTAGCGTGCAATGTATATTGTTTTGTTAAAGGGAAAATTATCATAGTATTTATAACCTTAGAAACTGATTTTTGTATAGAGTATATagttagaaaacaaacaaagagctgTAGTGCTTTCCAGATTTGCCCCAAGGGGTGACACAGAGTTTGCAATAAGCTCTGCCTCCATCACCTAAAATGTAGCTCAGAGATTTAGATGCATTAATGCACCTTGTTAACCAGAGAAGCGGCAACGCAAGCAATAGAGCCAAAATCAGCAACGTAGAAGTCATTGAGCACAATAGCGCTTTATGTCTAACCTACAGAATAATCTAAACTATATTTACCTGCAGAACACTTATATCTGTCAGAGCTGATGTTAGAATAGATAAAAGTGGCATCAAATGTGCATTTATTGTACAATCTTAATCCTAAACTCTATGTGAGCTGAGAATGGGCAGAGACAATTAAAGGGGGAAGTGCTAATACTGTATAGATAACGGGTGACACAGCTGTCTGTGATGGTTCAtgggcttttattttaaattatactttttttcacaaagggaaaaattagttttgactttttttgtctttcaaaatGACATAGtggacatttttttgtattgtctTTTCATTCTGAAATGAAATTgtatgtgattttgtttttatttatatacagaaATTGCAAAGGACTGACTGGGGCTTtaattctacaaaaaaaaacaaaacaaaaaaaacatctggaaGCAGCTGGTCTGGATGCAGGACCCAGTGATTGGAGggcaaaaccttttttttcccagcagACTTTATTACATATGTGCTCCGAATCCTGgagtttttctgttgtttgatTACGGGAACACTCAGAGAACCGAGGTTACGTAACCTCCAGCGCATCTCAGCTCGCTCTGAGAAAGTGCATTAAATTATTTCATCCTTCAGGTCAAAATGAACTTCATCTTCCCTCATGTCTGCTAATTTTTCCCATACGTGCATCAGATTTGTTAACGTGACATGAAGAATGTCTTCAAATGCTTTAAAAATCCTTCGAATGGCCCAAATGCACTAAAACGAACCTTTGACGCAATACTGTAAGAATATAAAATGGTTTATTCTTACAAAAGCTGTAATGCTAAATGACTAAATAAGCAACAATCAGTCCTGTGTATTTCATACATTAATAGTGATTcccaaataataaaatgaacattAACAACCACGATTTGTAGAAATGAGACCACATCTGTGTGGTGTGTGTCTGGCTTTACGTGCTTGGGTCCAGATCCTGCCAACATTGTGATGCTTTGTCTGAAGAGTAGCACCATCAGCCATTACAGATTTATGTATTCCAAACAGTGTACAGTGTGTGTGGTGTACACATGTGTGACACAAAGTATATTTTATACATTCTGTCGTGACTGCGTGAATTCCTGTAGTTTCTTGAAAAAAGCTATTTTCACTCATGCTGCACAGCGAGgatatatttattgatttatgtatttatttatgaattTATTGTAATTATTGTACACTGGAAGAATATTTGTCTGGACAAGACTTCTTTCAATGCTACCTGCCTCATTTAAATGGTGGGAATATATAACTTTGCAGACCTGTTGAACTTGAGAGATTTATTGAGATGAATATTTCTTGCATTGAGGGGATTGTTTGTGCAGTCATGACTTTGTTGTGTATTGCTGTATTTGTGGGTGATGTACTGTGCTTGCATTGAGGGAGGGGTGCGGTACGCTCCTCCTCGCCGGTGGTGTTCAGTGTCGTGTTTAGTCTCTCGACCCTGTTTAGTCACACGCAGCTTCAATGGCACTAACACTGAGTCTGATATTTAAAGTTCTTTCTATTACACAGCCTGCCCTGTTGGCTTTCCCTTTTGTGATACAGGATACCTCCAAGATTTGAGTTCACTGCTCTCAGCATTGAGGTCACGGGGCTGGAGTTGAGAAACAAGTGgagcaaaatgtttaaaatggaGTTTAAAAAAACGTACAGCTTGCTTTTGATGTGGAAAGATTGGATTTTTGCAACCTTCAAGACAACACTGTAACAATATTCCAGTTAATATTTGCAAGCATGAATCTGTTATTTTACAGTGTTCCTACTATAATCTACAACAACAGTTTCCTGCCGTAAAATTATAACAGCACTGTGCAGTATCTAATATTCAAAATTACCTGTATTTTCACAGCTGTTTTGTATACTTAGAACGTGTTTCCTCTGATTCTAACGGTGGTGGAAAAGTGAATGTTGTTTGTTAAAGCTGGCAAAACTTCTTCAACAGGGCTTTAAAACTTGAATGATTTGGGGTAACTCAACCCTGATTCAACCCGTGGTTTGACTGCAGTGCATCCCAAATGTATTTGAAAGGATTTAAAACAGATATATGGACCCAGGCTCACACTGCTCCCAACAGCTACTTTATGCACACCCAAAACCCTCAAAACCTTCCACTTACTGTACAAAGATAGTATAATTGCTCATttgtaaatatgtattttttaatagaGTTCTATTTATATGTTGACTTTGGCCATCGTTTATGTGTTTGGTTCCTTTTTTAGTTCGGGGTGCACATTGTCATTACTGTATCTCTCAGTCTGCTTCTTTGGCTCTTAACATCCAGCAGATCACTGGTGGCCGTGTTACATTGTAGTTCGTCTATTCTTCTGCTTCCTTTTTGGGTGTAAGCAAAAGCTCCCTGAAATGTGGTGGATATTAACCCAGCCCTAATCATTTACAGATCGCCTGAGACCTGGTGGATGTTAACTGGTTAAATAGTACCCTTGCACATTGTACACAATCTGCCTGTGAGTAAGAGTCAAACCCTGACTAACACTGCTGTCCCTGCTCTTTACTGTGCACCAGCTGTACGTGCCTGGTCACATTACACTCAGAGGTGTTTAGCACTGCTCGGTTTGGTTAGGACTTTTAGCCATATTGTTACACTTAAAAATTTCACAATAAACTGTCaaagcttttgtgttttaaacCAGCAGCTCTGGTAATATTCATGCAATGTCACAGATATGAATCTATCACCAAGGAACAGGTCTCAACAGTTCACTTTGGCTGCTGTGATCtttgttctgtttgtgtttccgGCGTCGGTTTGGTCCTAACTTGTGTGTTGTTGATGTGTAAATAGATGTTTGAGTGTCATGTACTGTAATTCTGTTTGTGCCTCTCTCACTGTTATtaaatgtgtgtctttgtgagaAAGCTTCCCGTTGCTTCCAGTATGTTAGAAAGAACTCGCTGGTTTACTCAGTAATAATAAACGAGGTTCATCTGAAACTTGAAGGCCGTGCCGTGGTTAGTTAATGTTACATCTGTACTGTGTATGCAGTGCAGTGACTGGGTGTTATTTTAGACACGTTTTAAAAAGCCAGTATCTTTATGCATTGTCTTTGAGTGGCAGCCAAAAACTAAGCCAAGTGATATTTATCATATGTTTTGATGGAAATAGACCAAGCTGGTGatttaggtttttgttttttttttttttttacatttttctgtgcAACAACAGTGATGCACCCCAGCCTTTTTTGTTTGTACTGTACAAACCAGTTataatgttgttaaataaaatattcatcaTGTAACTACACACAGTGTGaccatctttctttcagcactcatgaaattttgtttATAATATCCTCTTAACACGtagtgtatcatatttgatacatacaGTTTTTATGAGTTTTTGAGATTGCACAATACATTAttaagcaaaaaagaaaaaaaagggggtgcagcaaatatgatacaaattaaaactaatctatgcaaattaatattttttttatttgtcaggAGGCTCAATAAATGTTCCATGTTCAAAAAAGACTTTTTagaattttctggcaattatttcatggttcagacTTGAAAAGGATATTACATTTTCCTCCCTCATAATCTAAACACTGATTTATTCTGAGTTATTCAATAAAAACtgagccaaaatgcagaagtgGTGTTTGAAAAAGTAAGTACATCCCACGATTCAATAACTCGGAGAGCCACTTTTATCAGCAATAACTTAAGGTCatggttttctgtgtgactttatcagtcaTGGCTGAGGAGGAATTTCAGCAAAGCCTTCTTTACAAcgctgcttcagttcattgaggtgtgtggacatttatttattcacaggTCCTGACACAGCATTTCAGCTCAAGTTAGATTGCAGTCTGGCCATTGACTGGACCATTGCAACACATGATTCttgtctttttcagtcattctgctgcagatttgctgctgtgcttgggatcattggcCTGTTGCATGACACAGTGTCGCTCAGGCTGTGGCTGTTGGGCAAATggtctcacatttgactctagaatacgtTGGTATAGAATGACTGCAGGTACCCAGGTGaatcttttttcagtttttccttatatatatttatatattataccTTATATCTCCTGTTCCATTGGTGGAcattcatattaaacatggccaaagttAAAAATAATGAGATCAGTGTGTCCACAAGTAATTCCTTTACATTGCTCTAAACACTTGACTTCAGACAggtataccttttttttttatcagtatgACGTTATAAAGATGGGCTATCCCTAAAATGGGCATCTCAGGAAaagaagctccacccacctgccgttcaaaccttctgttgtTAAgtgtcagccaatcagaaggaagggaggggaagGAAGCTGAACCACCTTGTGTCAGATGAATATAGGTGCAGGATGAACAAGTATCATGTCAAGTTgtgaaaaatgcaaaactacTCTGGTGTCCAGTAAAACATGAAGAGTTTGAGATCATGCTAAGCATGTTGATCCCGAAGCCTTTGGGGGTAAAGTGAGCCCCTGTCCCCGTCCTGCTCCGTCATCGTGCAGCGCCGGAAAGGGCCGAGCAGAAAAAAGAAGGAGGCGTTTCCACACATCAGCTGCAAATTTATGCAGAACAGTAaaatcagtgctgctgctgctgctgctgccgcttcGAGCGTCCtgcacagagaagaagaagaagacgggCGAAAAGAGCAGCAGCACCGGGCACAAC from Pelmatolapia mariae isolate MD_Pm_ZW linkage group LG22, Pm_UMD_F_2, whole genome shotgun sequence harbors:
- the LOC134619820 gene encoding solute carrier family 2, facilitated glucose transporter member 1-like, whose product is MESQDKQVTGYLLFSLATAVIGSLQFGYNTGVINAPEMKLKSFFNVTWYKRYNEDIDPGVCTIVWSVAVSVFSVGGMVGSFSVGVIANRFGRRRSMILVNSLAVIGGLLMGFSTMCSSYEMVIAGRLVIGLFCGLFTGLTPMYVGEVSPTPLRGAFGTLHQLGVVVGILIAQIFGLEALLGSDNLWPLLLALTVAPAVLQCILLPFCPESPRFLLINLKQEEEARNVLVRLRGSEDVSKDLQEMKEESAKMAKEKKVTIAELFRTAAYRQPLFIAIMLQLSQQLSGINAVFYYSTGIFSSAGVQKPIYATIGAGVVNTVFTIVSLFLVEKAGRRTLHLLGLGGMAVSGLLMTVSLLLDKIPGMSYVAILAVMLFVAMFELGPGPIPWFIVAELFSQGPRPAAMALAGCCNWTANFLVGMSFPTLQGWLGPWVFLIFTGLLIVFFIFTFIKVPETKGKTFDEIARGFSSAAPPPSSSTEDPPASASTAVTLPASPVKEKVPLVEAPAAAPSPVAETTPLEAKQGSTGEQVQQV